In Sardina pilchardus chromosome 8, fSarPil1.1, whole genome shotgun sequence, a genomic segment contains:
- the fahd2a gene encoding fumarylacetoacetate hydrolase domain-containing protein 2A isoform X1, with protein MLRVHLMKMILPCGYLLGFRRLGAVCSAATGRGRRGVCSAAGMRLVQFCRHGDGSGGVRVGVEQAEGQGVIDLKAFDPTMPTTMREFLEMGEKGMECAQRALSSGQCVVARSELKLLSPVTAPEKVVCVGMNYRDHCLEQNAPIPAEPIVFNKFPSAITGPHDDILLPEESQEVDWEVELAFVIGRKGKHIKEEDALSHVAGFTVANDVSARDWQMRRNGKQWLLGKTFDTFCPLGPALVTTGSVKDVHKLGIRCLVNGKAVQDSNTEQMIFRTEKLVAWVSRFVTLVPGDVFLTGTPPGVGVFQKPPVFLKKGDVVECQIDEIGAIRNTVV; from the exons ATGCTGAGAGTTCATTTAATGAAG ATGATACTTCCTTGTGGCTACTTGCTCGGTTTCAGGCGACTCGGTGCGGTGTGTTCGGCAGCTACAGGCAGAGGTCGACGGGGCGTGTGCAGCGCCGCAGGCATGAGACTGGTGCAGTTCTGTCGCCACGGAGATGGCAGTGGTGGTGTGCGGGTCGGAGTGGAGCAAGCTGAGGGTCAGGGGGTCATCGATCTCAAGGCCTTTGACCCCACTATGCCAACTACCATGAGAGAGTTCCTGGAGATGGGCGAAAAGGGCATGGAATGTGCCCAAAG GGCTCTGTCCAGCGGTCAGTGTGTTGTCGCGCGGTCGGAGCTGAAGCTGCTGTCACCAGTGACCGCTCCGgagaaggtggtgtgtgtgggcatgaacTACAGGGACCACTGCCTGGAGCAGAACGCCCCCATCCCGGCGGAGCCCATCGTCTTCAACAAGTTCCCCAGCGCCATCACCGGCCCTCACGACGACATCCTCTTACCTGAGGAGAGCCAG GAGGTGGACTGGGAGGTGGAGCTGGCTTTCGTGATTGGACGCAAAGGGAAACACATCAAG GAGGAGGACGCGCTCTCCCACGTGGCTGGGTTCACGGTGGCCAACGATGTCAGCGCCCGTGACTGGCAGATGCGGAGGAATGGGAAGCAGTGGCTGCTGGGAAAAACCTTTGACACGTTCTGTCCCCTGGGACCAGCCCTGGTCACTACGGGAAGTGTAAAAG ATGTACATAAGCTGGGTATTCGGTGTCTGGTCAATGGTAAAGCAGTCCAGGACAGCAACACTGAGCAGATGATCTTCAGGACGGAGAAACTAGTTGCCTGGGTCTCCCG gtttGTGACGCTGGTTCCAGGCGATGTGTTTCTGACCGGTACTCCCCCCGGTGTGGGAGTGTTCCAGAAGCCACCGGTGTTCCTTAAG AAGGGGGACGTGGTGGAGTGCCAGATCGACGAGATTGGGGCCATCCGTAACACGGTGGTGTGA
- the fahd2a gene encoding fumarylacetoacetate hydrolase domain-containing protein 2A isoform X2 produces MILPCGYLLGFRRLGAVCSAATGRGRRGVCSAAGMRLVQFCRHGDGSGGVRVGVEQAEGQGVIDLKAFDPTMPTTMREFLEMGEKGMECAQRALSSGQCVVARSELKLLSPVTAPEKVVCVGMNYRDHCLEQNAPIPAEPIVFNKFPSAITGPHDDILLPEESQEVDWEVELAFVIGRKGKHIKEEDALSHVAGFTVANDVSARDWQMRRNGKQWLLGKTFDTFCPLGPALVTTGSVKDVHKLGIRCLVNGKAVQDSNTEQMIFRTEKLVAWVSRFVTLVPGDVFLTGTPPGVGVFQKPPVFLKKGDVVECQIDEIGAIRNTVV; encoded by the exons ATGATACTTCCTTGTGGCTACTTGCTCGGTTTCAGGCGACTCGGTGCGGTGTGTTCGGCAGCTACAGGCAGAGGTCGACGGGGCGTGTGCAGCGCCGCAGGCATGAGACTGGTGCAGTTCTGTCGCCACGGAGATGGCAGTGGTGGTGTGCGGGTCGGAGTGGAGCAAGCTGAGGGTCAGGGGGTCATCGATCTCAAGGCCTTTGACCCCACTATGCCAACTACCATGAGAGAGTTCCTGGAGATGGGCGAAAAGGGCATGGAATGTGCCCAAAG GGCTCTGTCCAGCGGTCAGTGTGTTGTCGCGCGGTCGGAGCTGAAGCTGCTGTCACCAGTGACCGCTCCGgagaaggtggtgtgtgtgggcatgaacTACAGGGACCACTGCCTGGAGCAGAACGCCCCCATCCCGGCGGAGCCCATCGTCTTCAACAAGTTCCCCAGCGCCATCACCGGCCCTCACGACGACATCCTCTTACCTGAGGAGAGCCAG GAGGTGGACTGGGAGGTGGAGCTGGCTTTCGTGATTGGACGCAAAGGGAAACACATCAAG GAGGAGGACGCGCTCTCCCACGTGGCTGGGTTCACGGTGGCCAACGATGTCAGCGCCCGTGACTGGCAGATGCGGAGGAATGGGAAGCAGTGGCTGCTGGGAAAAACCTTTGACACGTTCTGTCCCCTGGGACCAGCCCTGGTCACTACGGGAAGTGTAAAAG ATGTACATAAGCTGGGTATTCGGTGTCTGGTCAATGGTAAAGCAGTCCAGGACAGCAACACTGAGCAGATGATCTTCAGGACGGAGAAACTAGTTGCCTGGGTCTCCCG gtttGTGACGCTGGTTCCAGGCGATGTGTTTCTGACCGGTACTCCCCCCGGTGTGGGAGTGTTCCAGAAGCCACCGGTGTTCCTTAAG AAGGGGGACGTGGTGGAGTGCCAGATCGACGAGATTGGGGCCATCCGTAACACGGTGGTGTGA
- the fahd2a gene encoding fumarylacetoacetate hydrolase domain-containing protein 2A isoform X3 yields MRLVQFCRHGDGSGGVRVGVEQAEGQGVIDLKAFDPTMPTTMREFLEMGEKGMECAQRALSSGQCVVARSELKLLSPVTAPEKVVCVGMNYRDHCLEQNAPIPAEPIVFNKFPSAITGPHDDILLPEESQEVDWEVELAFVIGRKGKHIKEEDALSHVAGFTVANDVSARDWQMRRNGKQWLLGKTFDTFCPLGPALVTTGSVKDVHKLGIRCLVNGKAVQDSNTEQMIFRTEKLVAWVSRFVTLVPGDVFLTGTPPGVGVFQKPPVFLKKGDVVECQIDEIGAIRNTVV; encoded by the exons ATGAGACTGGTGCAGTTCTGTCGCCACGGAGATGGCAGTGGTGGTGTGCGGGTCGGAGTGGAGCAAGCTGAGGGTCAGGGGGTCATCGATCTCAAGGCCTTTGACCCCACTATGCCAACTACCATGAGAGAGTTCCTGGAGATGGGCGAAAAGGGCATGGAATGTGCCCAAAG GGCTCTGTCCAGCGGTCAGTGTGTTGTCGCGCGGTCGGAGCTGAAGCTGCTGTCACCAGTGACCGCTCCGgagaaggtggtgtgtgtgggcatgaacTACAGGGACCACTGCCTGGAGCAGAACGCCCCCATCCCGGCGGAGCCCATCGTCTTCAACAAGTTCCCCAGCGCCATCACCGGCCCTCACGACGACATCCTCTTACCTGAGGAGAGCCAG GAGGTGGACTGGGAGGTGGAGCTGGCTTTCGTGATTGGACGCAAAGGGAAACACATCAAG GAGGAGGACGCGCTCTCCCACGTGGCTGGGTTCACGGTGGCCAACGATGTCAGCGCCCGTGACTGGCAGATGCGGAGGAATGGGAAGCAGTGGCTGCTGGGAAAAACCTTTGACACGTTCTGTCCCCTGGGACCAGCCCTGGTCACTACGGGAAGTGTAAAAG ATGTACATAAGCTGGGTATTCGGTGTCTGGTCAATGGTAAAGCAGTCCAGGACAGCAACACTGAGCAGATGATCTTCAGGACGGAGAAACTAGTTGCCTGGGTCTCCCG gtttGTGACGCTGGTTCCAGGCGATGTGTTTCTGACCGGTACTCCCCCCGGTGTGGGAGTGTTCCAGAAGCCACCGGTGTTCCTTAAG AAGGGGGACGTGGTGGAGTGCCAGATCGACGAGATTGGGGCCATCCGTAACACGGTGGTGTGA